The genomic window CGTTCAAATGGTGCtgatttattctaaaataattgaatccttttttttttaatattatattttatttttcctatgaatatttttggttgataaaattataaagaattattagctttatattttttatgtgtccATGAATATTGcatagtcaaaataaaaaaagtggcaagtgagtaccgctctgctgtacattaggtgccgtatggatcattattatatattataggagtgttaaatttgaatccaatgatagttatcattgtatacgaaaaacgattctgaacgaagatgatttgtcagcctaggatataatttctagtggttggtgaaaaaggtggtttatgttttaatggcctgaatacaacaaaatttaagttcttttataacaattgtaagctaaacttatgaaaaaccttgtgttaaattttcaactcttagctactcatacaaaaatttttatgaaatatacctataaaataatttgcaagtattcatagttttgacgaatttttgtcaatatttgaacttcaaatgctaataaaaaaaaattgtgcctatgtattcttataattttttaatcactataagaataacatatgaggaactttgtattaaattttcaagtattttgatagggccaaaaaaattttatcgacacataaaaaaacaattttcagaaaaattgaaaaattcagttgtctataaatagctcaaaaaaagtcaaaatattttgaaatttaaatcacgtaaagaaaacgcgaatcttaataactggtaaaattttcaagtatctacgacttatactttttgaataataacaaatatcaaaaatcgtttgaggctaaactgttatttaaagcggtttttgtaaaaatttaaatttcaaacactcataaacattttttgtctgaatccggtagagttttttttacagatatttgaagaaaaatgtatggagaaccttgtaccaaattttcaaaacttagttataaaagaaaaaaattttatgatttttcaacttcaaaattacttgcaaattttcgcgttttcgacagatttcgtaaaaatttgaactaaaaacgcttataaaaaaaaattgtgactaacgatttttaattttttttagctacattaaaaacaactcataaggaaccttgtattaaattttcaaaactttttggtcatccaaaaattttttagcgacactttaaaaaaaatttctcaaaaaaatcgaaaattttagtggtctataaataactcataaaaagtcaaaattttttgaaaatttaactatatacggataccactgacattaacatttggtgaaaatttcaagtattttcagtgattagtttttgaattacaaccataaaaaaaaatcgatttggtcgaaaactggttttgcgtaaaaattgccgtttttccgtcattttttttgttttctcgatttttttgaaaactgttggaaaatgttaactttttacctctataatgcaccaaggatattcacttttacatcggaaaccacccccattgttagaaattggagcattattttgactagttatgctgtacacaaaaatgtttgacacaaaaacaaaaaaaaaaaacacacaccattgtaaaatcaatacattcatcacttcgttcagaatctaaaatgttttagaatgtcattaatatttaatacatttaaaaaaaaatactaaaaatataattgctgttttattttttattatttttttggtttgttttaaatatccaaATTGCATCAAAAAtactgtgtaaataataattttacttaacttGGCGGATACTAAAAGgatgcatttaaataattgtattgttctataatttaaatataataaaagtatgcaAAATGATGCGAATATTTGTGGAAATCGAGACATAATGGATTTGGTTTCCTGTAGTCTGTagaaacatatataaataatagtaactgCGCTTCTGCGTCAagctaagtaaaattattgtttacactaaataaatacacatggtacattaaatacaaacagttaatataaatacttctatattaatgaatttatgaaattacttATCCAATTTTTGATATCCCAACTTTTGtaatttcaatgattttttttatttagcgaTGTTTTCATGTTGCTCAGGGCAGAATTCTCTCCCCTGTTCTCTATTATATTCTTCTGATCAGACCACCTCCCCTAATCCGCTGGTCATCGACTATCCTGATGACAAGgctataatttcaataaatcatGATTCAGTTATTGCTTCTCGCCACCTCCAAAGTTACCTCTGCCTCATGGAAGACTGCATGTACATTTACACCATTTGATAGACGCCATGCCCAGCTGTCTCCATCTTTGGTACCTTTAGTCCAAACTCACTAACCGTAAAATATCTTGAGCTAATGCTTGATTGTAGACTAACTTATGCCCAGCATATAAAATCTAAACGACTAAACCTAAACTCTCCACTAAGCCTtctcaaaacattaaaaaaaaaaaaaatcataaacacaCAAAtggtcataaaaaaatttacaataatctatatttattgatgaatgatgatataaataaactacacaactattaattttcaagGGGGGGGGGTTGACCCCCCCCCAAACACCTTCTTGCATACGTGCCTGGCCGTACTACGTCCTATAGAAGACCTTTGCTCAGGCTTAGGCATGATTTATATGCAAACTTACGGTGGCTACAACTTCAAAAACCAAACGTGACAGTCCACTTGTCGCTTATTGGATGCACCAGTTCATCAGTAAAACACTAATACGTCGTCCAAAGTCCAAACATACGCACAGcacttttacacatttttttttttttttttttttttacacttttttacACATTCGCATCGACaacgataaataatttgttatctaggtgtatacttttgaaaaatttgtaactataaaaataaaaataaataaataccatacAAAATAGTTACTATTTGgttatcgatataataatcCTATTATATGCTATAAATGTCTAATTTGATATCATAGAAAtcttattaatcaatttatacgaataaattgtgcattaaaatttaaaaccttcCCTGAATCTAAACCTATTGGTTACTGAAATCTGTACTACAATCCGTTGGGTACTCTTTGAGTTATGCGCGTTCGTACAAAAAAGgaggttatattttatacagtatatagatatagatatagatatagaatatagatatagatatagatatagaaaataataataattatattatattatataataaattattattattataatttttgcaaCCGACGAGTGGAAGGGGAAAAAATGGCAGCCAGCACAAACACATATACATTGTggaattgttgaaaaaattgcGTTTTGCTAAATAATTATGCcaatagtttaaatactttaGCATATGACTACGGCTATAATACTCCgataaacttgaaaattttcacAGAATCATCCACACATCAAACTGAGCTATTTGTGAAAGTTTCAAGCCAATTGATTCATTAGTTTAGGCTACAGGGTAGCCGAcatgattttcataaaataacattggTTGAATACAAGTTGATTCTCTCGTGTAACATACACCGTCGTCGCTCGCTggtttcttttctttttttgttacttAGCTTTGCGCCACGACCGCGGCGTTGGATTCGTGAAATGGGACCCACTGCTCAATGCAATGATAGCAATGGACGTATGACGTATGACAGCTGaagtagaaaaatgtatgaatattttaattcccaGTTCCTAcctaagataatatataacagtttacaaatgtattaggtttatggaaataaataaattaagtataattgaataaatacttatttaatattttaatgctttCATAATATCGattcttttttataacataaaaaaagcattttCTTGCACtctcttttgtttttttttatagatttttaaggCACAGGTAAACACTAGTAACATCCATGTATAGTTGCAACGCAATTTCCCAATGtactatgtaaaatgtattatgtattcattacCTACCTCAAAACAATAGCGGATTCTGAAGTCACCTAagatgggggggggggggatttCATAAATGAAATATCAGCTGTCAGTGAGTTCCAgcccaatattataatttataatataaaatacagccCAAGGAGGGGGCGATCACCCCATCGCCCCCCTCGTATCCGCCATTGCCTCAAAacgacaaaatgtattaactttaattgataataatataaaatatatcattgttaGAGTACCTATTCacgaattatgtttttaaatgttagcaaaatatttaacatatcattatttatcgtttaaataagtaatttcgtCCAAAtcggaatttaaaaatatgtctatCTATACGTTTATTTAGATCTtatgttatcaataatatgtacttatgaatcgagtattatattttcaaaacttaaaaacaaaaacaaatttttgtacatttttaacgaattgcatcaaaattcaaataaacataaaaaaaattttaccaatttattttaaatatttttatacagcaatacatattatgaatataactttttggggatcttatgttataatataacataatatattatattcaagaattttaactgaatgaataatttattatctacatttttaaaataaaaactaaaaatacttatgactcataatacttatgaaaatgataatataaatttttggtGAGTATTTCAACTaaccataattatttcattaacatttttagttatccaatttttaattaataatattaaatattacttggtattgttttttaactcTCTCGTGACTTTTTCTCAAATCAAGCCTCAGAAGGTTTTTTCATTGTGAAGGCCATGTTTAATGAGTAACCTAAACATGTGAATAACTTACCTATTAACATGTTTTGTGTACATTTCTCCTGGTTGCTAAATTGTAATAGAATAGTtaactttttcaatttcaGACAATTAGATTAGGAGGTGcctttgtattatacataccctgttgattgaatataaattataaaataacaaaatagctTTAATAAGATACTCTATATACACATTGTTGTAAAATCAACACATTCATCACAAAAATAGCTATTTACTACCAAATCTTAACTTaagaactaataatataaatcaataactgAGTAAATATcccaacataatttaaaaaacacaacaTACCTACAAATATTGTGTAGTTTAATATCTGATGATAAactagtttatattaatatatatatacttaataagtatgtaaataTCATAAGCGAACAATTatgaatagttattaattaaaatgcagtatacaataaatatgtatttcataatagcaataagtataaaaataactgtattatCAATCCAATTATAGTAATTGCTTGATTAAGTTTGAGAAACTACTGCAATACCAATTGTAATATTCAACTATGatttgttaaataacaaaatatcgacattaaaaaattactatttagtatattattcttcatacagtataataaaatgttatacacattgaaaacatgatttttaaaacttatagaaccaataaaaatttgtattaaattacattttacaagtACATATGCTAACCTTTACTTTGCATAtgttaaatccattttttttaaacgtaaatCTATTTGGTAATACACAACTATAGATCAAACGAAAAAATTGTcatcataaaaatgtgtattatttaatcagtTGTACAATGTGATTCATATTAACGCCATAACAAAAACATGTCTGTCAGGcatcaacaattaataattaggttattttatgctataaatttaataatataatatcccgTATACaagaataaaactaaaataatatacaacattaaatgattaaattcacCATtagtcattaaattttataatttcagataaaaaccagcttataaatttaatcatttaaaaaactggTTGTATGCATAAAAAAGTTAAGGTGTACCTTACTATTGAACATAGCATATAAGCTAATTTCAACACAGTCTGTTAATTGCTTAATGTACTATACCAGATGTTATTCAATGATACATGATAGTTTTCCTTAAAATAATGTCAgcacaatcatttttatatgatttgatataaacaatttttcaaatttttataaaattaaaatatttcatttacaatttaagtGAATCTTTGTTACTAAATTTTgatatacaaaaatgtgtgtgctgacatttttttaataaccaacTTTACACATCAGTGTttcaacataaatttaaaatttaacttacttaaaatatattatattatgatatattactaaaattaattacaatatttacaaacagattgttaatatttaaattggtaaGACTAAAGATTGAGAAATTAATCCAAAACAAGAGTGAATGATAAAACAGCCGTCATTTgatttcattttgaatttgttgCCATTTTTGTACCAGTGacgatacatatttttgttttaatcctAAACCCACATCCAATTTTCCAACCTGTGAACAAAAtcgatattatacatcatgtcaacattactttaattatacaattagttAGATTAACTACAAAGAAATTTAATTGCAATCAGATTCATCAATAGGGCATTGCCCGACAATGGGAAATAATTTCCCaccagaaaaattaaaatgttgaagatTCTGTTTCAATAATTCATTGGAAGAGCGCGTCAAAGCATATGTCACTGTATcactaaacataaaaaattaaatattatatattgctattttattattattgaagtgaAACTTTTTTACAGAGAGTAAAAAAAAGACAGTCTTACTTACATAACTTATTTCAGCTATCATAAGCCTATTGTATcattggttaaaaataaataataataaaaaaaaactgttctattgaaaataaaattttttttattttattccaattCACACCTAATATCAGTTGCATGACTGAAAGAAGTTTCACTTCATCTCTGCATACTTGTTACCcgcacaaatttttttatatctctaTAAAGCTATTTactacacaattttaaatattattattttttaatttatttttttcttgtgcCCTATAAAGGGTTTGAATATTCTTTCaaccattgttttatttatattataaaaatataaaatttaaaagctaATTAaaggtttaattaatttaaaaaattataaaaattgtcttgtatttttaacaggataaacattaaactaaatatatatatatgtaaataaaagaCAATTTCATGAATATTAAACTGATATGGggagtaatatttaaaaatgactatCACTTAgatttcatatttgtatattaatacactagtgattagttttaaaagactatgataaaataaataatttatcaaaattatatcaatacctttttcttcttctttggTTTGacaatttctttttcttcATCATTAGTGTTTTTGAATGCATCAACAGGGGTTTTTAAATTTGCCGcagtttcaattatttcaggCGATGGAACTGCAATCATTGTTTCAATAACTGGTTTTGATTCAAACTGAGCAAGATCAGCATAAAATGAATTCAATTCATATGATAGTTCATCTCCAGGAATTGGtggctaaaataaaataaaaactaattatagtGAAAAAGAATGGAAAatgcaattaattttgttatccatacaacaataatttcagTGTCTTCTTTATGGTTATCTTCATCGATATCCATGTCTACTGGTTCAGAGTGACAAGAGTTTTGTTCGGAAATATTTGGAGGAGGAGGAGTGCTTGCATTAGATATCATAGGTGGTGAAGGAGTACGTTCAGATTCCTCAGTTGGGTATTGCCATTGGGTACGACCATCAACATCATTCTGATAGTAATACCGCGtgttaattctaaaataatatccatacaacattataaaacaaacagtATTAACAGTTTTGAAAACacatttagaaattaaaaaaaaaaaaattatgcttaaattattactaacaattttttttttttttttataaattaatattaatgatttagaatataaaactttatttaataataatacttatgttCGACTCTAATaaccattttaataatgaaaaaatgttgtcGTAGAGCCTGTTGGAGACAAACCTGTCTTGTAGATATTAATTCCGACGTATTATTCCACCTGCGCTTAACACGGCTCATATGCAAACCATACAAttgaatactattaaatataaagtagtaaaaacataatattattacagtaataattaattaatttgcacATTTCAAGTCagttttgttgatttttctttttttttttagcctgCATTGAAGTTGATCGATCATGTTGTAACTAGATGCTTCCACATACATACCTACTTGTTTTCAGATGAATATGATATAACACTGCTTTAGcctttattacaaaataattgtactacTGAAAATCAATAGTACTACTAATATTTTGCTTAGAAactctcaataataataaaccccctcctaaatgaatattattaaataaaatacatgttttaattcttttataatgaaacattttgtTAGTCCATAATCTTAACAAATTACATGTCACATACTTGTCCCATTGGCATGTCCATCCATCTGGTGCAACTGACTCTTCTAAAGTACATAACTCGATAGCCATTTCATCCAAccactttgaaaaatattcatcattCAAAGAATTATCTTTCCATGCTTCCATTAAagtctaaaaaaaacatattgttatgttattgttataagtctataatttacattttagcaTGATTTTTTGTGAGCATTAAaggaaaatcattataaactaaataaataaaagtgaaataGAAATGTTACATGAATACCataaataattggtattttttaaaaatatttatacataataatttattctttttttaagttatagagaactaaatttaaaacctcAAGGTCACGCACATAAAAGGTTAGTAACTACTGCtgtatataactttaattaatatgtactactacaatgataaaaattggtttaagtatggtaaaattaaacttacatcaattttaatagtcaTAACTTGAACTGAtgacaatttttcattatcttCACAatctgataaaaaatgtaattttgatgAGATCAGCAGTGACAAATCTTCAATATAGTTCTTagctaaaagtaaaattaaaattactgtaacaattataaaaaaaatattagtttaaaataataacaatgcattacattttttcgtatcacaatttttaatagtatctttttcatgttttgttaaaacattatttttattggaattatGACTATCGTGTACATTTATTGTTTCGcctttaacaaaatttatagaaCCTCCGTTTTTATGATTGGAAGAGACAGAATAACCAAatccaattttaatattagcacATGGGTCTTGGACATATGAAAGTGATTTCTCATTTAATTCACTTTTTTGATcatctgtaatattataataacaattattttattttacaatatatatagtaagttCACTAAcacaaatttagtttaatataatcaaataaaataagttgattgtattcataaatatttagaaccaaaaaattttttacctAAATCTTCAGAATCTTCTTCTCCATAATTAGCAATTagattaatagattttaatgaattttctttaaaagaaTCTAAAgtcaaattgtttattttttcatcagtATTTGACTGgtatttagattttgaatcATTGACAATGGTTTTTGAATGCAGTTTACCATTTGTATTAGAATCCAAtggaacaattaatttattttcttcttcagaattattatttaaagtgtcATTGGCATAATCAGGAGGTActtcacttt from Aphis gossypii isolate Hap1 chromosome 1, ASM2018417v2, whole genome shotgun sequence includes these protein-coding regions:
- the LOC114131402 gene encoding formin-binding protein 4-like, which produces MVLRAACAFPSDKYFVSQRFLTISTMNRRKLKLDMTHSSSDGESREIENYVNNVKEQIMNTTEHNNSDYVWQECYDDVSGFIYYWNTQTNKVTWEKPEHYETAHSIENQDVLNKTKNSRKRLSSDSLPTLDPNSCNGSKKSKLESKVLSALVAYGSDSSEDENEDDKDQKTTILQRLQQKAEMFKQKELAKLPKASSPGPCKTNGQPDILDIIDKEVPPDYLVEKSSTSKSSEKNTTGDIFDILKSEVPPDYANDTLNNNSEEENKLIVPLDSNTNGKLHSKTIVNDSKSKYQSNTDEKINNLTLDSFKENSLKSINLIANYGEEDSEDLDDQKSELNEKSLSYVQDPCANIKIGFGYSVSSNHKNGGSINFVKGETINVHDSHNSNKNNVLTKHEKDTIKNCDTKKSKNYIEDLSLLISSKLHFLSDCEDNEKLSSVQVMTIKIDTLMEAWKDNSLNDEYFSKWLDEMAIELCTLEESVAPDGWTCQWDKINTRYYYQNDVDGRTQWQYPTEESERTPSPPMISNASTPPPPNISEQNSCHSEPVDMDIDEDNHKEDTEIIVPPIPGDELSYELNSFYADLAQFESKPVIETMIAVPSPEIIETAANLKTPVDAFKNTNDEEKEIVKPKKKKKVGKLDVGLGLKQKYVSSLVQKWQQIQNEIK